A genomic stretch from Bacillus sp. N1-1 includes:
- a CDS encoding M4 family metallopeptidase, with amino-acid sequence MRKKFIASLVVTTALFTASVPYQNVLAEQPTHQVESYKQWNEKANVPLFVKEKQAVKRASSTAEDALNYLQQNKEKVNIKNPKADLKKKKSVKDELGMTHVRFNQTKNGVPVEGAEIIVHYNTDDEITVVNGAYNEEVEASKLNTSPTFSTEDALQVAKSSTNAPSTLDQVPTSELVIYPFEGKNHLTYKVNVNFLGDEPGNWFVFVDATSGKVVDQYNAIMDAGHYKTQTGTGTGVLGDHRLLHVTKNKVENEGSTFQLADYSHDGLDGIITYDYSKNYLEVFSNKSAAFKSEFAEPAVDAHYNSEQVYDYYLSEHGRNSLDDNGMPIQSVVHYGNNYNNAFWNGTYMVYGDGDGEFFIPLSASLDVAAHEMTHGVTSNSANLIYRFQSGALNEAFSDIFGALIDDSDWEIGEDIMAPAAVADGRTSLRSLSDPSKYPVGAAYAPYGNGEGKYPSHMDEFYDLPGDLDNGGVHINSSIINHAAYLTAQDIGREKLGQIYYRALTQYLTPNSDFSDARQAIIQSAIDLYGEGSAEVEASAGGFDSVGILET; translated from the coding sequence TTGAGAAAAAAGTTCATTGCCTCACTTGTTGTGACAACAGCCTTATTCACAGCCTCGGTACCTTATCAAAATGTTTTAGCCGAACAGCCTACTCATCAAGTTGAAAGCTATAAGCAATGGAACGAGAAAGCAAACGTTCCCCTATTTGTGAAGGAAAAGCAAGCGGTTAAACGTGCCTCTTCTACTGCAGAGGATGCCCTAAACTACCTGCAACAAAATAAAGAAAAAGTAAACATTAAGAACCCAAAAGCAGACCTAAAAAAGAAAAAGTCGGTCAAAGATGAGCTTGGAATGACTCACGTTAGGTTTAATCAAACAAAGAACGGTGTACCCGTGGAAGGTGCTGAAATTATTGTTCACTACAATACGGACGATGAAATTACAGTCGTAAACGGAGCTTATAATGAAGAAGTCGAAGCAAGTAAGCTTAATACATCGCCAACCTTTTCTACAGAAGATGCCTTGCAAGTCGCAAAATCTTCGACCAATGCTCCTTCTACCTTAGATCAAGTTCCAACTTCTGAGTTAGTTATTTATCCATTCGAAGGTAAAAATCACCTTACCTACAAGGTGAATGTAAACTTCTTAGGAGATGAACCTGGTAACTGGTTCGTGTTTGTTGACGCTACGTCTGGTAAAGTTGTGGATCAATATAACGCTATTATGGACGCAGGACATTACAAAACTCAAACGGGCACTGGTACCGGCGTACTAGGTGATCATCGTCTTCTACATGTTACAAAAAACAAGGTTGAAAATGAAGGAAGCACATTTCAACTAGCAGATTATAGTCATGATGGATTAGACGGAATCATTACCTATGATTACTCAAAAAACTACCTTGAGGTCTTTTCAAATAAAAGCGCTGCGTTTAAATCTGAATTTGCGGAGCCTGCAGTGGATGCCCACTATAACTCGGAACAAGTCTATGATTATTATTTAAGTGAGCACGGACGGAACTCACTCGACGATAATGGTATGCCTATTCAATCAGTTGTTCATTATGGCAATAATTACAACAACGCTTTCTGGAACGGAACTTACATGGTATATGGAGATGGCGATGGTGAATTCTTTATCCCTCTTTCCGCTAGCCTTGATGTTGCAGCCCATGAAATGACTCATGGAGTAACCTCTAATTCAGCTAACCTTATTTACCGCTTCCAATCCGGTGCTTTGAATGAAGCCTTCTCGGATATCTTTGGGGCATTAATTGATGACTCAGACTGGGAGATTGGAGAAGACATAATGGCACCTGCTGCAGTAGCAGATGGGCGCACCTCTCTTAGAAGTTTAAGTGATCCTAGTAAATACCCTGTTGGTGCTGCTTATGCGCCATATGGAAATGGTGAGGGAAAATATCCTTCTCATATGGATGAATTCTACGACCTTCCTGGTGACTTAGATAACGGCGGGGTTCACATCAATTCTTCCATTATTAATCACGCAGCTTACTTAACCGCCCAGGACATCGGCCGTGAGAAACTTGGGCAAATCTATTACCGTGCTTTGACTCAATACCTCACACCTAACTCCGACTTTAGTGATGCCCGACAGGCGATCATTCAGTCCGCTATTGACCTTTATGGTGAAGGCAGTGCAGAAGTTGAAGCATCTGCAGGTGGATTTGATTCGGTAGGCATTTTAGAAACGTAA